One segment of Panicum virgatum strain AP13 chromosome 3K, P.virgatum_v5, whole genome shotgun sequence DNA contains the following:
- the LOC120697612 gene encoding acyl transferase 15-like: MPMTMAVVVTKSSPVLVGPSNAPPAAGQYINLSSFDRALAFFPVTSFHVFDRAIPRPAETVRAALSRALVHYFPVAGRVAVAGGRLRIACTGEGVAFVAASADRSLADSGLLDPPSGSPLLDELAVGLAAEGFHPSDPLLLVQVTEFACGGFVVAVTRNHAVADGTGFAQFMRAVGELARGLPRPSVLPVSCGDDSLPELPPLVAAMENALVLLEPRDFAFLDITIPSRCVDRIKAGFAGHAAAAPADGPCTVFEAVMAVLWQCRTRAVMPDDPSTPAPLIFAANVRKHAGAKHGYYGNCITSAVAVPTCGEVADGDINDVVRLIKRAKQPIPHQFKRNSAAAAGDEEGRGGKHKQEGGGLSAEQVEVMFGYNAFDVTSWRNLGADAVDFGGGRPARVMCRMDRMPVPHCVACLPCRKDGANVLARCVREEHVDAFLGELAKFI; encoded by the coding sequence ATGCCGATGACGATGGCCGTCGTTGTCACCAAGTCCTCGCCGGTGCTCGTCGGCCCGTCgaacgcgccgccggcggccgggcagTACATCAACCTCTCGTCGTTCGACAGGGCCCTCGCCTTCTTCCCCGTCACGTCGTTCCACGTCTTCGACCGCGCGATCCCCAGGCCCGCCGAGACCGTGCGGGCCGCACTGTCCCGCGCCCTGGTCCACTACTTCCCGGtcgccggccgcgtcgccgtcgccggcgggcggctgCGCATCGCCTGCACGGGCGAGGGCGTGGCGTTCGTGGCCGCGTCGGCCGACCGCTCCCTGGCGGACTCCGGGCTCCTCGACCCGCCCTCCGGCTCGCCGCTGCTGGACGAGCTCGCCgtcggcctcgccgccgagggGTTCCACCCCTCGGACCCGCTGCTGCTCGTGCAGGTCACGGAGTTTGCCTGCGGCGGGTTCGTCGTCGCCGTCACGCGGAaccacgccgtcgccgacggCACGGGGTTCGCGCAGTTCATGCGGGCCGTCGGCGAGCTCGCGCGGGGCCTGCCCCGCCCGTCCGTCCTGCCCGTCAGCTGCGGCGACGACTCCCTCCCGGAGCTGCCGCCGCTGGTCGCCGCCATGGAGAACGCGCTGGTCCTGCTCGAGCCGCGGGACTTCGCGTTCCTCGACATCACCATCCCCTCCAGGTGCGTCGACCGCATCAAAGCCGGATTcgccggccacgccgccgccgcccccgccgacgGCCCGTGCACCGTCTTCGAGGCGGTCATGGCCGTCCTCTGGCAGTGCCGGACGCGCGCGGTGATGCCCGACGACCCCTCGACCCCCGCGCCTCTCATCTTCGCCGCCAACGTGCGCAAGCACGCCGGCGCCAAGCACGGCTACTACGGCAACTGCATCACGTCGGCGGTGGCCGTCCCGACGTGCGGGGAGGTGGCGGACGGCGACATCAACGACGTGGTCAGGCTGATCAAGCGCGCCAAGCAGCCGATCCCGCACCAGTTCAAGCggaacagcgccgccgccgccggtgacgaGGAAGGTCGCGGTGGCAAGCACAAGCAGGAGGGAGGTGGTCTGTCCGCGGAGCAGGTCGAGGTGATGTTCGGGTACAACGCCTTCGACGTGACGAGCTGGCGGAACCTCGGCGCCGACGCGGTGGACTTCGGCGGCGGGAGGCCGGCGAGGGTGATGTGCCGGATGGACAGGATGCCGGTGCCGCACTGCGTCGCGTGCTTGCCATGCAGGAAGGACGGTGCCAACGTGTTGGCGCGCTGCGTCAGGGAGGAGCACGTGGACGCCTTCCTTGGGGAGCTGGCCAAGTTCATCTGA